One Roseomonas sp. OT10 DNA window includes the following coding sequences:
- a CDS encoding alpha,alpha-trehalose-phosphate synthase (UDP-forming) produces the protein MGRLVIVSNRVAVPKRQEAPAAGGLAVALKDVFEDRSGLWFGWSGQVVPEVAEGVKTARRGNVDYAVFDLSEDAYRGFYVGHANGVLWPLFHFRLGLLSYDRWQAEAYREVNRDFARRLMPLLRPDDTIWVHDYQLTPLGAALRELGSTHRIGYFHHIPFPPYAVFSALPGADALLTDLLAYDLVGVQSHRDLQGLIDCMNHGTGMQMAWEGEVRLRGRTTRLQAHPIGIATQDFAETAARAVREPATRRLVSSLGGRSLAIGAERLDYTKGLPERLLAFRALLKDYPEHLNRVTYLQVAARSRNDIESYRDLRRDLDRLAGTINGDYAEPDWTPVRYVARTVAREHLAGFYRVSKLGLVTPLRDGMNLVAKEYVAAQDPEDPGVLVLSRFAGAAEGMPEALLVNPLDAEGVAQAMHEGLRMPRDERRDRHGAMYRRLAAANVGQWARNFLQVLEEGEPPSQPSPEAAERRARTSSSSAPGGSSVSHRAGSRKAVAS, from the coding sequence ATGGGACGGCTGGTCATCGTCTCGAACCGCGTCGCGGTGCCGAAGCGCCAGGAGGCGCCCGCGGCGGGCGGCCTGGCGGTGGCCCTGAAGGACGTCTTCGAGGACCGCAGCGGCCTCTGGTTCGGCTGGAGCGGGCAGGTGGTGCCGGAGGTCGCCGAGGGGGTGAAGACCGCCCGGCGCGGCAACGTGGACTACGCCGTCTTCGACCTGTCGGAGGATGCCTATCGCGGCTTCTACGTCGGCCATGCCAATGGCGTGCTCTGGCCGCTCTTCCACTTCCGCCTCGGTCTGCTCTCCTATGACCGCTGGCAGGCGGAGGCCTATCGCGAGGTCAACCGCGACTTCGCCCGCCGGCTGATGCCGCTGCTGCGCCCGGACGACACGATCTGGGTGCACGACTACCAGCTCACCCCGCTCGGCGCGGCGCTGCGCGAGCTGGGGTCGACGCATCGCATCGGCTACTTCCACCACATCCCCTTCCCGCCCTACGCCGTCTTCTCCGCCCTGCCGGGGGCGGACGCGCTGCTGACGGACCTCCTCGCCTACGACCTGGTCGGCGTGCAGTCGCACCGCGACCTGCAGGGGCTGATCGACTGCATGAACCACGGCACGGGAATGCAGATGGCCTGGGAGGGGGAGGTGCGCCTCCGCGGCCGCACGACGCGCCTGCAGGCCCACCCCATCGGCATCGCCACCCAGGACTTCGCCGAGACCGCGGCGCGGGCGGTGCGGGAGCCGGCCACCCGGCGGCTGGTGAGCAGCCTCGGCGGCCGTTCGCTGGCCATCGGCGCCGAACGGCTGGACTACACCAAGGGGCTGCCCGAGCGGCTGCTCGCCTTCCGGGCGCTGCTGAAGGACTATCCGGAGCACCTGAACCGGGTGACCTACCTGCAGGTCGCCGCACGGTCCCGCAACGACATCGAGAGCTACCGCGACCTGCGCCGCGACCTCGACCGGCTGGCGGGGACCATCAACGGCGACTACGCCGAGCCGGACTGGACGCCCGTGCGCTACGTCGCCCGCACCGTGGCGCGCGAGCACCTGGCCGGCTTCTACCGCGTCTCGAAGCTGGGCCTGGTGACGCCGCTGCGCGACGGCATGAACCTGGTCGCCAAGGAATACGTCGCGGCGCAGGACCCGGAGGATCCCGGCGTGCTGGTCCTGTCCCGCTTCGCCGGGGCCGCGGAAGGCATGCCGGAGGCGCTGCTGGTCAACCCGTTGGATGCGGAGGGCGTGGCCCAGGCGATGCACGAGGGGCTGCGCATGCCACGGGACGAGCGGCGGGACCGGCATGGCGCGATGTACCGCCGGCTGGCCGCGGCCAATGTCGGGCAGTGGGCCCGGAACTTCCTCCAGGTGCTGGAGGAGGGGGAGCCGCCCTCTCAGCCATCGCCGGAGGCGGCCGAGCGCAGGGCCCGCACCTCCTCCTCCAGCGCGCCGGGGGGCAGTTCCGTCTCCCATCGCGCGGGGAGCCGCAAGGCCGTCGCGAGCTGA
- the otsB gene encoding trehalose-phosphatase: protein MVSPTPQPSAPPLPAADAALFLDFDGTLAELAPRPDLVAVPRELPVTLERLQAALGGAVAIVTGRGLDVARGFLPVPELVMAAEHGALLDPPDPASPPLPSPHPAWRQAVDDFAATHEGVVREQKRHGLVLHFRLAPEAEGAALALLEALAAEAPDDFRVVPAHAAVELRPRFADKGRAVHRLMQRPAFAGRKPIFIGDDVTDEDGITAAYALGGLGYRMPDDFAGQPSRLRAWLARAADALHAAPAGEAGSPESLPGGRTAAGQER, encoded by the coding sequence ATGGTGAGCCCCACCCCCCAGCCTTCCGCCCCGCCCCTGCCCGCTGCGGACGCGGCCCTGTTCCTGGACTTCGACGGAACGCTGGCGGAGCTGGCGCCGAGGCCCGACCTCGTCGCCGTGCCGCGGGAACTGCCGGTGACGCTGGAGCGGCTGCAGGCCGCCCTCGGGGGCGCGGTCGCGATCGTGACCGGCCGCGGCCTGGATGTGGCGAGGGGCTTCCTGCCCGTGCCGGAACTGGTGATGGCGGCGGAGCATGGCGCGCTGCTCGATCCGCCTGACCCGGCCTCGCCCCCCCTGCCCTCGCCGCACCCGGCCTGGCGCCAGGCGGTGGACGATTTCGCCGCCACCCACGAAGGGGTGGTGCGGGAGCAGAAGCGGCACGGTCTGGTGCTGCACTTCCGCCTGGCCCCGGAGGCCGAGGGCGCCGCGCTTGCCCTGCTGGAGGCCCTGGCGGCGGAGGCGCCGGATGATTTCCGCGTGGTGCCGGCCCATGCCGCCGTGGAGCTGCGGCCGCGCTTCGCCGACAAGGGCCGCGCCGTGCACCGGCTGATGCAGCGGCCCGCCTTCGCCGGGCGCAAGCCGATCTTCATCGGCGACGACGTGACCGACGAGGACGGCATCACCGCCGCCTATGCGCTGGGCGGGCTGGGCTACCGCATGCCCGACGACTTCGCCGGGCAGCCGTCCCGCCTGCGCGCCTGGCTGGCGCGCGCCGCCGATGCGCTGCATGCCGCCCCTGCCGGCGAGGCGGGCAGCCCCGAGTCGCTGCCCGGCGGACGCACCGCGGCCGGGCAGGAGCGCTGA
- a CDS encoding NAD kinase, translating into MVSAPLPADLPTDLTGRIAFLCAGTDKAAAARARLVALYGDATPEEAAVVVALGGDGCMLETQHRLLGRNLPVYGMNCGSVGFLMNEFREEELPQRLSASQAAMLHPLRMTARCADGTTTEALAINEVSLLRETRQAAKLRITVDGKVRLDELICDGALVSTPAGSTAYNLSAHGPIVPLGANLLALTPISAFRPRRWRGALLPSEVQVAFSILEPDKRPVAAVADYTEVREVLEVGVREDRDLRLTMLFDPDHGLSERIIAEQFTV; encoded by the coding sequence ATGGTCAGCGCGCCTCTGCCGGCCGACCTGCCCACCGACCTGACCGGGCGCATCGCCTTCCTCTGCGCCGGCACGGACAAGGCCGCGGCCGCCCGCGCACGGCTGGTCGCGCTCTACGGCGACGCCACCCCGGAGGAGGCGGCCGTGGTGGTCGCCCTGGGCGGGGATGGCTGCATGCTGGAGACCCAGCACCGGCTGCTGGGCCGCAACCTGCCGGTCTATGGCATGAACTGCGGGAGCGTCGGCTTCCTGATGAATGAGTTCCGCGAGGAGGAGCTGCCGCAGCGGCTCTCCGCCTCCCAGGCCGCGATGCTGCACCCGCTGCGGATGACGGCGCGCTGCGCCGACGGGACGACCACGGAGGCGCTGGCGATCAACGAGGTGTCGCTGCTGCGCGAGACGCGCCAGGCCGCGAAGCTCCGCATCACCGTGGATGGCAAGGTGCGGCTGGACGAGCTGATCTGCGACGGCGCGCTGGTCAGCACGCCCGCGGGCAGCACGGCCTACAACCTGTCCGCCCATGGGCCGATCGTGCCGCTGGGCGCGAACCTGCTGGCGCTGACGCCGATCAGCGCCTTCCGCCCCCGGCGCTGGCGCGGCGCCCTGCTGCCGAGCGAGGTGCAGGTGGCCTTCAGCATCCTGGAGCCCGACAAGCGGCCCGTGGCGGCGGTCGCCGACTACACGGAGGTGCGGGAGGTGCTGGAGGTCGGGGTGCGGGAGGACCGCGACCTGCGCCTGACCATGCTGTTCGATCCGGATCACGGGCTGAGCGAGCGGATCATCGCGGAGCAGTTCACCGTGTGA
- a CDS encoding Bug family tripartite tricarboxylate transporter substrate binding protein yields MTTRRHALLAALAAPLAPSLRPGPALAQGGAWPQRPIRLIVPFAAGGAADSAARLIAPRLGEALGQTVVVENRTGGSGANGGAVVAQAQPDGYTVMLDASSHIVNPSLLRGLAFDYATAFAPISLVTTFPQVIAVKRDLPAQDLAAFIALAKQRPGALSVGTQGNATAGHMALARFQALAGVELTHVPYRGGADAARDLAAGTVDAACITMLSAGPVVDSGRARFLGVATAKRVEVRPDVPTFAELGLRGFEVSEWVGLFAPAGTPQAVQERLHAGVVAALANAEVRARLDQIVAVPVGSSPADFARFVTEGRESMAVLIREAGIRVD; encoded by the coding sequence ATGACCACACGCCGCCACGCCCTGCTAGCCGCCCTGGCGGCCCCGCTGGCCCCGTCCCTGCGGCCAGGCCCCGCCCTGGCACAGGGCGGGGCTTGGCCGCAGCGGCCGATCCGGCTGATCGTGCCCTTCGCCGCCGGCGGCGCGGCCGACAGCGCCGCCCGGCTGATCGCGCCGCGGCTGGGCGAGGCGCTGGGCCAGACGGTGGTGGTGGAGAACCGCACCGGCGGCAGCGGCGCCAATGGCGGCGCGGTCGTCGCCCAGGCGCAGCCGGACGGCTACACCGTGATGCTGGATGCCTCCTCCCACATCGTGAATCCCTCGCTGCTGCGTGGCTTGGCCTTCGACTACGCCACCGCCTTCGCCCCCATCTCGCTGGTGACCACCTTCCCGCAGGTGATCGCCGTGAAGCGCGACCTGCCGGCGCAGGATCTGGCCGCCTTCATCGCCCTGGCGAAGCAGCGGCCCGGCGCGCTCAGCGTCGGCACCCAGGGGAATGCGACGGCGGGCCACATGGCGCTGGCGCGCTTCCAGGCCCTGGCCGGGGTGGAGCTGACGCATGTTCCCTATCGCGGCGGCGCCGATGCGGCGCGCGACCTCGCCGCCGGGACGGTCGACGCGGCCTGCATCACCATGCTCTCGGCCGGGCCTGTGGTGGACAGCGGCCGCGCCCGCTTCCTGGGCGTGGCCACGGCGAAGCGCGTCGAGGTCCGCCCGGACGTGCCGACCTTCGCCGAACTGGGCCTGCGCGGCTTCGAGGTGTCCGAATGGGTCGGCCTCTTCGCCCCGGCGGGCACGCCGCAGGCGGTGCAGGAGAGGCTGCATGCCGGCGTGGTCGCCGCCCTGGCCAATGCGGAGGTCCGGGCCCGGCTGGATCAGATCGTGGCGGTGCCGGTCGGCTCCTCGCCGGCCGACTTCGCCCGCTTCGTGACCGAGGGACGGGAAAGCATGGCGGTGCTGATCCGCGAGGCGGGCATCCGCGTGGACTGA
- the accC gene encoding acetyl-CoA carboxylase biotin carboxylase subunit, with amino-acid sequence MSSTVLARPPFPRAPGGPPFGKILIANRGEIALRVHRACQEMGIRTVAVHSTADATAMHVRLADESVCIGPPPARDSYLNVAAILSAATITGAEAIHPGYGFLSENARFAEMVEAHGLTFIGPSPDHIRMMGDKIAAKDAMRRLGVPLVPGSPGALASLEEAREVAAQVKYPVLIKAAAGGGGRGMKVAHDESEIEEAWRVARTEAKAAFGDDAVYLEKYLDRPRHIELQVLADNHGNVVHFGERDCSLQRRHQKLVEEAGSPVLTAADREALGATVTGALRQLGYRNAGTLEFLWQDGQFAFIEMNTRLQVEHPVTEMVCGVDLVREQIRVAAGEPLGYSQQDVRFIGHAIECRITAEDPLTFAPSPGRVTTYHAPGGLGVRVDSALYAGYAVPPHYDSLVGKLIVHGATRAQAIARARRALDEMVVAGIETTIPLHQAIMADPEFQAGDYTIHWLEKFVAQQAERMRPRG; translated from the coding sequence ATGTCGAGCACGGTGCTCGCCCGCCCGCCCTTCCCCCGCGCCCCCGGCGGCCCGCCCTTCGGCAAGATCCTGATCGCCAACCGCGGCGAGATCGCGCTGCGCGTCCACCGCGCCTGCCAGGAGATGGGCATCCGCACGGTGGCGGTGCATTCCACCGCCGACGCCACGGCGATGCACGTGCGGCTGGCCGATGAGAGCGTCTGCATCGGCCCGCCCCCGGCGCGCGACAGCTACCTGAACGTCGCCGCCATCCTCTCCGCCGCGACCATCACGGGGGCGGAGGCGATCCACCCCGGCTACGGCTTCCTGTCGGAGAATGCCCGCTTCGCCGAGATGGTGGAGGCGCACGGCCTGACCTTCATCGGCCCCTCGCCCGACCACATCCGCATGATGGGCGACAAGATCGCGGCCAAGGACGCGATGCGCCGCCTGGGCGTGCCGCTGGTGCCCGGCTCGCCCGGCGCGCTCGCCTCGCTGGAGGAAGCGCGCGAGGTCGCGGCGCAGGTGAAGTACCCCGTGCTGATCAAGGCGGCGGCGGGCGGTGGCGGGCGCGGCATGAAGGTCGCCCACGACGAGTCGGAGATCGAGGAGGCCTGGCGCGTCGCCCGCACCGAAGCCAAGGCCGCCTTCGGCGACGACGCGGTCTATCTGGAGAAGTACCTCGACCGGCCGCGGCACATCGAGCTGCAGGTTCTGGCGGACAACCACGGCAACGTCGTGCATTTCGGCGAGCGCGACTGCTCCCTCCAGCGCCGCCACCAGAAGCTGGTGGAGGAGGCGGGCAGCCCCGTCCTGACCGCGGCCGACCGCGAGGCGCTGGGCGCGACCGTGACGGGCGCGCTCCGGCAGCTCGGCTACCGCAATGCCGGGACGCTGGAGTTCCTCTGGCAGGACGGGCAGTTCGCCTTCATCGAGATGAACACCCGCCTGCAGGTGGAGCACCCGGTGACGGAGATGGTCTGCGGCGTGGACCTGGTGCGCGAGCAGATCCGCGTCGCCGCCGGCGAGCCGCTCGGCTACAGCCAGCAGGACGTGCGCTTCATCGGCCATGCCATCGAGTGCCGCATCACGGCGGAAGACCCGCTGACTTTCGCCCCCTCGCCGGGCCGGGTCACGACCTACCACGCGCCGGGTGGGCTGGGCGTGCGGGTCGACAGCGCCCTCTACGCCGGCTACGCGGTGCCGCCGCACTACGACAGCCTGGTGGGCAAGCTGATCGTCCACGGCGCCACCCGGGCCCAGGCGATCGCCCGCGCCCGTCGTGCCCTGGACGAGATGGTGGTGGCAGGCATCGAGACCACCATCCCGCTGCACCAGGCGATCATGGCAGACCCGGAGTTCCAGGCCGGCGATTACACCATCCACTGGCTGGAGAAATTCGTCGCCCAGCAGGCGGAGCGGATGCGGCCGCGCGGCTGA
- the accB gene encoding acetyl-CoA carboxylase biotin carboxyl carrier protein encodes MSGLSFDPEAIKALAQILRETDLTEIELVEKDARIRVAREITVTAAPVAAMAPAAPAAAPAAPASAAPQAPAADKPHPGAVTSPMVGVAYLAPEPGAAPFVTQGQQVSQGQTLLLIEAMKTFNQIKAPKSGTVTRILVETGMPVEYGEPLLVIE; translated from the coding sequence ATGAGCGGCCTTTCCTTCGACCCCGAGGCCATCAAGGCCCTGGCGCAGATCCTGCGCGAAACCGACCTGACCGAGATCGAGCTGGTGGAGAAGGACGCCCGCATCCGCGTGGCGCGCGAGATCACCGTCACCGCCGCCCCGGTCGCGGCCATGGCCCCCGCCGCCCCCGCGGCGGCGCCGGCTGCCCCGGCCTCCGCCGCGCCCCAGGCCCCGGCCGCCGACAAGCCGCATCCGGGCGCCGTGACCTCGCCGATGGTGGGCGTGGCCTATCTGGCGCCGGAGCCGGGCGCCGCCCCCTTCGTCACCCAGGGCCAGCAGGTCAGCCAGGGCCAGACGCTGCTGCTGATCGAGGCGATGAAGACCTTCAACCAGATCAAGGCGCCCAAGTCCGGCACCGTCACCCGCATCCTGGTCGAGACGGGCATGCCGGTGGAATACGGCGAGCCGCTGCTGGTGATCGAGTAA
- a CDS encoding response regulator transcription factor, translated as MQRILVVDDDVELAGMVADHLRPEGFSVDVVHDPGAPMVASPEGYDLMLLDVMLPGRTGFEVLKTLRRHSTIPVILLTARDEETDRVLGLEIGADDYVAKPFRLRELAARVRAVLRRTERVTAAPAAELQVGEVRLNPASRRATCRGRDLNLTTAEFDLLERFLRRAGTTVSRDELAQAALGRHVGADSGRNVDTLVSKLRRKLGDEDLIRTVRHVGYLFALPEPAAQG; from the coding sequence ATGCAACGAATCCTCGTGGTGGATGACGATGTCGAGCTGGCGGGCATGGTCGCCGATCACCTGCGCCCGGAAGGCTTCTCGGTGGACGTGGTCCATGATCCCGGCGCCCCGATGGTGGCTTCGCCCGAGGGCTACGACCTGATGCTGCTGGACGTGATGCTGCCCGGGCGCACCGGCTTCGAGGTGCTGAAGACGCTGCGCCGGCATTCCACCATCCCCGTGATCCTGCTGACCGCGCGGGACGAGGAGACGGACCGGGTCCTGGGGCTCGAGATCGGCGCCGACGACTACGTCGCCAAGCCCTTCCGCCTCCGCGAGCTGGCCGCCCGGGTGCGCGCCGTGCTGCGCCGGACGGAGCGGGTCACCGCGGCGCCGGCTGCCGAGCTGCAGGTGGGGGAGGTGCGGCTGAACCCGGCCTCGCGCCGCGCCACCTGCCGGGGGCGGGACCTGAACCTCACCACCGCCGAGTTCGACCTGCTGGAGCGCTTCCTGCGGCGGGCCGGCACGACGGTCAGCCGCGACGAGCTGGCGCAGGCCGCGCTCGGCCGGCATGTCGGCGCCGATTCCGGGCGGAACGTGGACACGCTGGTCAGCAAGCTGCGGCGCAAGCTGGGCGACGAGGATCTGATCCGCACCGTCCGCCACGTCGGCTACCTCTTCGCCTTGCCGGAGCCCGCGGCGCAGGGCTGA
- the thiS gene encoding sulfur carrier protein ThiS, protein MSDTLASGTIAITVNGQGRDVPAGTSVAGLLALTGLDRRKVAVERNEEIVPRSAYESTLLAPGDALEVVHFIGGG, encoded by the coding sequence ATGTCGGACACCCTCGCCAGCGGCACGATCGCGATCACGGTCAATGGGCAGGGGCGGGACGTCCCGGCGGGCACCAGCGTCGCCGGGCTGCTGGCCCTGACCGGCCTGGACCGCCGCAAGGTCGCGGTCGAGCGGAACGAGGAGATCGTCCCGCGCTCCGCCTACGAATCGACCCTGCTCGCCCCGGGCGATGCGCTGGAGGTCGTCCACTTCATCGGCGGAGGCTGA
- a CDS encoding thiazole synthase — MDTVPALDPLQAEDAWEVAGRRFRSRLIVGTGRYKSLEETAAAIAASGAEIVTVAVRRVNLSDPGAPMLQDFVPPDRYTYLPNTAGCHTAKDAVRTLRLAREAGGWNLVKLEVLGPPPFLYPDMRATFEAAEALIADGFEVMVYCADDPVAAKRLEEMGCVAIMPLGAPIGSGMGVVNPYMIGAIKREAKVPVLVDAGIGTASEAALAMELGCDAVLLNSAIAHAKDPVRMARAMKAAVEAGRHAFLAGRMPRNYSADPSSPTGGLIRGG, encoded by the coding sequence ATGGATACCGTTCCCGCCCTGGATCCGCTTCAGGCTGAGGATGCCTGGGAGGTCGCGGGCCGCCGCTTCCGCTCCCGCCTGATCGTCGGCACGGGGCGCTACAAGTCCCTGGAGGAGACGGCGGCCGCCATCGCCGCCTCGGGCGCGGAGATCGTCACCGTCGCGGTGCGGCGGGTGAACCTCTCCGATCCCGGCGCGCCGATGCTGCAGGATTTCGTCCCCCCCGACCGCTACACCTACCTGCCCAACACCGCCGGCTGCCACACGGCGAAGGATGCCGTCCGCACCCTGCGCCTGGCGCGCGAGGCGGGGGGGTGGAACCTGGTCAAGCTGGAGGTGCTGGGCCCGCCGCCCTTCCTCTACCCGGACATGCGCGCGACCTTCGAGGCCGCCGAAGCGCTGATCGCCGACGGCTTCGAGGTGATGGTCTACTGCGCCGACGACCCGGTGGCGGCGAAGCGGCTGGAGGAGATGGGCTGCGTCGCCATCATGCCGCTGGGCGCCCCGATCGGCTCCGGCATGGGGGTGGTGAATCCCTACATGATCGGCGCCATCAAGCGGGAGGCGAAGGTCCCCGTGCTGGTCGATGCCGGGATCGGCACGGCCAGCGAGGCGGCGCTGGCCATGGAGCTGGGCTGCGACGCCGTGCTGCTGAACAGCGCCATCGCCCATGCGAAGGACCCGGTCCGCATGGCCCGCGCCATGAAGGCCGCCGTGGAGGCCGGCCGCCACGCCTTCCTCGCCGGCCGGATGCCGCGCAACTACAGCGCCGATCCCTCCTCCCCCACCGGCGGGCTGATCCGCGGGGGCTGA
- a CDS encoding Bug family tripartite tricarboxylate transporter substrate binding protein, protein MLRRRLIGGTLALSAMPGLPALAQGPARPPPPFPNRPVRIVVGVAPGVGTIDLTARAVADPMSALLGQPVVVENRAGAAGILAAEYVARSAADGHTLFLGGADTIVHAFILAGRPPMDPFTDFTPISRATRDHWMVVAPPSLGVNSLAELGELGRRRPGELTYASFGVGTLFHLLGARFCQRLGFEGVHVPYRGDYTPDLLAGRVSFLVQPTALLLPHVTAGRLKALAVLSPQRLPALPEVPTIAEAGYPDLGFNMGVILFAPGGTPPEVVARVNEAYDAAAHAPAVRARLADLSMETVGGSQEQAAEYTRWMVGFIDDMRAAVLGAAR, encoded by the coding sequence ATGCTGCGACGGCGCCTGATCGGGGGCACGCTCGCCCTCTCCGCCATGCCGGGGCTGCCGGCCCTGGCCCAGGGCCCGGCACGCCCGCCGCCGCCCTTCCCCAACCGGCCGGTGCGCATCGTCGTCGGCGTCGCCCCGGGCGTCGGCACCATCGACCTGACCGCCCGCGCCGTGGCCGACCCGATGTCGGCGCTGCTCGGCCAGCCGGTGGTGGTCGAGAACCGGGCGGGCGCCGCGGGCATCCTGGCGGCGGAATACGTCGCGCGCTCGGCCGCGGACGGGCACACGCTGTTCCTGGGCGGGGCGGACACCATCGTCCATGCCTTCATCCTCGCGGGCCGGCCGCCCATGGACCCGTTCACGGACTTCACGCCGATCTCCCGGGCGACGCGGGACCACTGGATGGTGGTGGCCCCGCCCTCGCTCGGGGTGAACAGCCTGGCGGAGCTGGGCGAGCTGGGACGGCGCCGTCCGGGCGAGCTGACCTATGCCTCCTTCGGTGTCGGCACGCTGTTCCACCTGCTCGGCGCGCGCTTCTGCCAGCGGCTGGGCTTCGAGGGCGTGCACGTCCCCTATCGCGGCGACTACACGCCCGACCTGCTGGCGGGGCGCGTCTCCTTCCTGGTGCAGCCCACCGCCCTGCTGCTGCCGCACGTCACGGCGGGCCGGCTGAAGGCCCTGGCCGTGCTCTCGCCGCAGCGCCTGCCGGCGCTGCCCGAGGTGCCGACCATCGCCGAGGCGGGCTATCCCGATCTCGGCTTCAACATGGGGGTGATCCTCTTCGCCCCGGGCGGCACGCCGCCGGAGGTCGTGGCGCGGGTGAACGAGGCCTATGACGCGGCCGCGCACGCCCCGGCGGTGCGCGCGCGGCTGGCGGACCTGTCGATGGAGACGGTGGGCGGCTCGCAGGAGCAGGCCGCGGAGTACACGCGCTGGATGGTCGGCTTCATCGACGACATGCGCGCGGCGGTGCTCGGCGCCGCGCGCTGA
- a CDS encoding FAD-dependent monooxygenase, with product MMQGAAGTDAQVAIVGGGPVGMGLAIELGQRGIRCAVVERYRQPQPIPKGQNLTQRTLEHFHFWHAEAALRAARTIPREYGIGGLTAYGTLLGGHAYDWLQRELVRPFYFTDNERLPQYATEAVLRARAAEIPAVATHYGWSATEIAQDGEGVTLTMAERDGTGRRQLRADYLVGCDGSRSLVREQAGITQTRSDHDRLMVLLVFRSRGLHELLSRFPGKSFYNVLHPDLDGYWQFFGRVDLGTTWFFHAPVPPGTTKDSMDFAAYLHRAVGAEFDVEFEHIGFWDLRVAIADGYRAGRVFIAGDAAHSHPPYGGYGINTGLEDAANLGWKLAATLQGWGGAGLLDSYDAERRPVFASTARDFIERSIQADRDFLRRFDPARDPVAFEAEWRARGSGARSEVGAFEPHYEGSPIVFGPPGGRSGALGAHRFEARAGHHLAPQPLAAGGNVYDALGEGFTLLALGGDPALPDRFAAAAARLGIPLAILRDAGTEARERYAADLVLVRPDQFVAWSAHESLPEGDLAEAEAASILRRSAGLDG from the coding sequence ATGATGCAGGGGGCGGCCGGCACGGACGCGCAGGTCGCCATCGTCGGCGGCGGGCCGGTGGGCATGGGGCTCGCCATCGAGCTGGGGCAGCGCGGCATCCGTTGCGCGGTGGTCGAGCGCTACCGCCAGCCGCAGCCCATCCCCAAGGGCCAGAACCTGACCCAGCGCACGCTGGAGCACTTCCACTTCTGGCACGCCGAGGCGGCGCTGCGCGCGGCCCGCACCATCCCGCGGGAGTACGGCATCGGCGGGCTGACCGCCTATGGCACGCTGCTCGGCGGCCATGCCTACGACTGGCTGCAACGCGAGCTGGTGCGGCCCTTCTACTTCACGGACAACGAGCGCCTGCCGCAATACGCGACGGAGGCGGTGCTGCGCGCCCGCGCCGCGGAGATCCCGGCGGTGGCGACGCATTACGGCTGGAGCGCGACGGAGATCGCCCAGGACGGGGAGGGCGTTACCCTCACCATGGCGGAGCGCGACGGGACGGGACGGCGCCAGCTGCGCGCGGACTACCTCGTGGGCTGCGACGGCAGCCGCTCCCTGGTGCGGGAGCAGGCGGGCATCACCCAGACGCGCTCCGACCACGACCGGCTGATGGTGCTGCTGGTCTTCCGCTCGCGCGGGCTGCACGAGCTGCTGTCGCGCTTCCCGGGCAAGTCCTTCTACAACGTGCTGCACCCGGACCTGGACGGCTACTGGCAATTCTTCGGCCGCGTGGACCTGGGCACCACCTGGTTCTTCCATGCCCCCGTCCCGCCCGGCACGACGAAGGACAGCATGGACTTCGCCGCGTACCTGCACCGTGCCGTGGGCGCCGAGTTCGACGTGGAGTTCGAGCATATCGGCTTCTGGGACCTGCGCGTCGCCATCGCCGACGGCTACCGCGCGGGCCGGGTCTTCATCGCCGGCGATGCCGCGCACAGCCACCCGCCCTATGGCGGCTACGGCATCAACACCGGGCTGGAGGACGCGGCGAACCTCGGCTGGAAGCTCGCCGCGACGCTGCAGGGCTGGGGCGGGGCCGGTCTGCTGGACTCCTACGATGCGGAGCGGCGGCCGGTCTTCGCCTCCACCGCCCGCGACTTCATCGAGCGGTCGATCCAGGCCGACCGCGACTTCCTGCGCCGCTTCGACCCGGCACGCGACCCCGTGGCCTTCGAGGCGGAATGGCGCGCCCGCGGCTCCGGCGCCCGCTCCGAGGTCGGCGCCTTCGAGCCGCACTACGAGGGCTCGCCCATCGTCTTCGGCCCGCCCGGCGGCCGCTCCGGCGCCCTCGGCGCGCATCGCTTCGAGGCGCGGGCAGGGCACCATCTGGCGCCGCAGCCGCTGGCCGCGGGCGGCAACGTCTACGACGCGCTGGGCGAGGGCTTCACCCTGCTGGCCCTGGGCGGCGACCCGGCCCTGCCCGACCGCTTCGCGGCCGCGGCGGCCCGGCTGGGCATCCCGCTGGCCATCCTGCGCGACGCGGGCACCGAGGCACGGGAACGCTATGCGGCCGATCTGGTGCTGGTCCGCCCCGACCAGTTCGTGGCCTGGTCGGCCCACGAAAGCCTGCCGGAGGGGGACTTGGCGGAGGCGGAGGCGGCGTCGATCCTGCGCCGGTCCGCCGGCCTGGACGGATAG